The Alistipes finegoldii DSM 17242 DNA segment TACGCCGCAGGCCTTCAGCACCTTGGTTTTGATAGAGCCGCTCCCATTGACGAATAACAAAAGGGCCCGGAATGCCGAAATGCACTGCTGTCTCCAGCAAAGATAGATGATTTTGGTGCATATGCTTCAAAACTGACAACTTAAATTCTGCACTGTAGCTACCGTGGCGCAGCTTAAGGCCGGCAAGGCCATGGCGCTCGAATAATGTTACCCACAAGTGAACTTGCGAGCGGCCACAGCCCAAGTGACATCCGGCTTCCCTAACCGAAAGTCCGCCTTCGAGTACCAGTTTTACGGCCTTTAAACGAATCTCATAATTATATTTCATAAAAAACACCCCAAAAGTGTCCAACTTTTGGGGTGCAGTACAATGTCGGGATCCGCTTTTTCATGCGGTACGGCACAATGCCGGAATCATCTGGTCTTATAGGCCGCACGGTACTTTCCCTTGGCAAGGTTCAGCAACTTGCCTTTCAGCAGATTGCGACGCAGCGGCGAGATGCGGTCCGTGAAGACCACGCCTTCGATATGGTCGTATTCGTGCTGAATGACCCACGCCTTCAGTCCGTGGAACTCCTCGTCGTGCTCGACGAAGTTTTCGTCGAGATAACGCATCCTGATGGCCAGCGAACGAGGCACATCGGCATGGATGCCCGGAAAGGAAAGACACCCTTCGTTATAGGTCTTCTTCTCCTCCGAAAAAGCGTAGATTTCGGGATTGATAAAGGCACGCTTGTAGTCGGCGCATTCGGGATCGTCCTCGCCCCACGGCGTGCAATCGACGATGAACAGACGAATGGCCTTGCCGATCTGCGGCGCGGCCAGTCCGACGCCTTCGGCTTCGCCGAGCGTCTGGAACATGTCCTCGACAAGTTTTTTCACTTCGGGATAGTCGGGCGCAATCTCCTCGCACTGTTTGCGAAGCACCTCGTTCCCGTATATGACAATCGGATAAATCATTTGTTAAACTCCATATAACTTTGTAAAATAATCGTGGCGGAAATCTTGTCCACCAACGCCTTGTTGCGCCGGGCCATCCTGCCGATACCGCTTTCGAGCATCGTGCGGTGCGCCAGCACCGAGGTAAAACGCTCGTCGTAAAAGACCACCTCCTTATCGGGATAGGCCCTGCGCAGCCGGGCTGCCAGCGGCTCGACGAAACGCCACGTTTCGGAAGGCGTGCCGTCCATCTGCGTCGGCTTGCCCACTACTATCGTAGTAACGTCTTCCGCGGCGAAATATTTTGCCAGCCACGCTTCGAGTCCCTTCGTTTCGACGGTTTCTAGCCCCCCGGCGATCAGCCGCAGGGGATCGCTCACGGCGATTCCCGTACGCTTCGTCCCGTAATCTATGGCGAGGATGCGGCCCACGGATCAGCGATTACAGATTCAGCTTCCGGAAAAGCTTGCGGTAGGAGCACTCCTCCTCGACCAGCGCGGGCAGCTTGTCGATCGCAACACGCTCCTGCTGCATGGTGTCGCGGTGACGCACCGTCACGGTGTTGTCTTCGAGCGTCTGACCGTCCACGGTCACGCAGAACGGCGTGCCGACGGCGTCCTGACGGCGGTAACGCTTGCCGACGGAATCCTTCTCGTCGTAAACGACGTTGTAATCGTATTTCAAGAGGTCCACGATCTTCTGCGCCACTTCGGGCATGCCGTCCTTCTTCACCAGCGGCAGAACGGCGACCTTCACGGGGGCCAGCGCCGCAGGCAGACGCAGCACGACGCGCGAGTCGCCGCCTTCGAGCTGCTCCTCGGTATAGGCTGCAGACATTACCTGCAGGAACATGCGGTCCACGCCGATCGACGTCTCGACCACGTAGGGTACATAGCTCTCGCCCGTTTCGGGATCGAAGTACTGGATCTTGCGGCCTGAGAACTTCTGGTGGTTGCCCAAGTCGAAGTCCGTGCGGGAGTGAATGCCTTCGACCTCCTTGAAGCCGAACGGGAAGTTGTACTCGATATCGGTCGCGGCATTGGCATAGTGCGCCAGCTTCTCATGGTCGTGGAAACGGTAGCGGTCGTCGCCGAAGCCCAGCGCGCGGTGCCATGCCATACGGGTCTCCTTCCATGCCTGCCACCACTTCATCTCCTCGCCGGGGCGCACGAAGAACTGCATCTCCATCTGCTCGAACTCGCGCATGCGGAAGATGAACTGACGGGCGACGATCTCGTTGCGGAACGCCTTGCCGATCTGCGCGATACCGAACGGCAGTTTCATGCGTCCGGTTTTCTGCACGTTCAGGAAATTCACGAAGATGCCCTGCGCCGTTTCGGGACGGAGGTAGATCGTATTGGCGCCCTCGGCCGTGGAGCCCATCTGGGTCGAGAACATCAGGTTGAACTGACGCACCTCGGTCCAGTTGCGCGTACCTGAAATCGGGCAGACGATTTCACAGTCCACGATGATCTGGCGCAGCTCGCCCAGATCGCCGCTGTTCTGCGCCTCGACGAAACGCTTATGCATCTCGTCGCGCCGGGCGGCCGTCTCGGCAACACGGGGCGAAGTTTCGCGGTACTTGGCTTCGTCGAAAGTCTCTCCGAAACGCTTGCGGGCTTTCTCCACCTCCTTCTCGATCTTCTCGTCCTGCTTGGCGAGCCAGTCTTCGATCAGCACGTCGGCACGGTAACGCTTCTTCGAGTCCTTGTTGTCGATCAGCGGGTCGTTGAACGCGCCGACATGTCCCGAAGCCTCCCACGTACGGGGGTGCATGAAGATCGCGGCGTCGATGCCCACGATATTCTCATGCAGCTTGACCATCGAATCCCACCAGTAGCGCTTGATGTTGTTTTTCAACTCCACGCCGTTCTGTCCGTAGTCGTACACCGCAGCCAGACCGTCGTAGATTTCGCTCGACGGGAATACGAATCCGTATTCCTTGCAGTGGGCGATCAGCTTTTTGAAGAGTTCTTCCTGTGTCATCGTATTTGGTTTTTAAATTATTTTCCGAATTACAAAAGTACAAAATAAATGGAAATTAAGCCGTTCTGTTGCGATTTTATTTCTATATTTGTCACGGCGGCCTGCGAGGGCGGCCGACATACGAGACATAAAAAGCGCATCGGCTTTTTTCTTGCAGGTGAAAATTGGACACTTTCGCGTAAGGTAAGGAACAAAGGTTGATGCTCTCGCTGTTTTTCAGCGCGGGCATATTCCATCATTCTACCTTACGGGTCGTCCAATACCCCACTTGCGGATGTGGAAACAGGTCCGCGCTTTTGTGTCCGGCAACAGGTGAAAAGACCCAAATCAACCAATGACGGGAATCGTAAAACTTCTGATTGCGCTCATTGCCGTCGCCATAATAGCGTTGTGCGGCAGTATCGGAAGAGACAAATAATGCGTCACGAAATCAGTCCCTCGCGCAGGAACGAGAAATCTCCTTCACGGGCGATGATGATATGATCCAGCAGCCGGATGTCGAACAGCGCGGCCGCCTGCGCGATCCTTTCGGTCAGCACCTTGTCCTGCGGACTGGCTTCGGCGGCGCCGGAGGGGTGGTTGTGAATCAGGATAAGCTGTGTGGCAAGCAGTTCCAAAGCCCGTTTGATAATCAGCCGGTGATCGACGACCGTGCCCTGCACGCCGCCCTGACTTACCCGCTGGCGTTCGATGATCCGGTTCGAAGAGGTGAGGTAAACGGCCCAGCACTCTTCATGCGAGAGCGTTTCGAGCTGCGGGCGGAAGAGCCGCACCACGTCGTCGCTCGACGAGACGACGTCGGTTTCGGCGGCGCGCGCAGCGGTGATGCGACGGCCGAGTTCGGCCGCGGCGAGCAGCATGCGGGCGCGCCGGAGTCCCAGACCGCCGATCATCCTCAGACGGGCGGCCTCCTCCGAGCCGACACGCGCAAGCGATCCGCCGTAAGCGGCAAGCAGCGCTTCGGCGCTCTGTTCATCCTCGGTAAGCAGGGAGAGCAATTCCCGGTCGGTCAGCGCATCGACGCCACGCGCCGCCATCTTATCG contains these protein-coding regions:
- the def gene encoding peptide deformylase; this encodes MIYPIVIYGNEVLRKQCEEIAPDYPEVKKLVEDMFQTLGEAEGVGLAAPQIGKAIRLFIVDCTPWGEDDPECADYKRAFINPEIYAFSEEKKTYNEGCLSFPGIHADVPRSLAIRMRYLDENFVEHDEEFHGLKAWVIQHEYDHIEGVVFTDRISPLRRNLLKGKLLNLAKGKYRAAYKTR
- the ruvX gene encoding Holliday junction resolvase RuvX; this encodes MGRILAIDYGTKRTGIAVSDPLRLIAGGLETVETKGLEAWLAKYFAAEDVTTIVVGKPTQMDGTPSETWRFVEPLAARLRRAYPDKEVVFYDERFTSVLAHRTMLESGIGRMARRNKALVDKISATIILQSYMEFNK
- a CDS encoding glycine--tRNA ligase, translated to MTQEELFKKLIAHCKEYGFVFPSSEIYDGLAAVYDYGQNGVELKNNIKRYWWDSMVKLHENIVGIDAAIFMHPRTWEASGHVGAFNDPLIDNKDSKKRYRADVLIEDWLAKQDEKIEKEVEKARKRFGETFDEAKYRETSPRVAETAARRDEMHKRFVEAQNSGDLGELRQIIVDCEIVCPISGTRNWTEVRQFNLMFSTQMGSTAEGANTIYLRPETAQGIFVNFLNVQKTGRMKLPFGIAQIGKAFRNEIVARQFIFRMREFEQMEMQFFVRPGEEMKWWQAWKETRMAWHRALGFGDDRYRFHDHEKLAHYANAATDIEYNFPFGFKEVEGIHSRTDFDLGNHQKFSGRKIQYFDPETGESYVPYVVETSIGVDRMFLQVMSAAYTEEQLEGGDSRVVLRLPAALAPVKVAVLPLVKKDGMPEVAQKIVDLLKYDYNVVYDEKDSVGKRYRRQDAVGTPFCVTVDGQTLEDNTVTVRHRDTMQQERVAIDKLPALVEEECSYRKLFRKLNL
- a CDS encoding JAB domain-containing protein, which encodes MKTIADKMAARGVDALTDRELLSLLTEDEQSAEALLAAYGGSLARVGSEEAARLRMIGGLGLRRARMLLAAAELGRRITAARAAETDVVSSSDDVVRLFRPQLETLSHEECWAVYLTSSNRIIERQRVSQGGVQGTVVDHRLIIKRALELLATQLILIHNHPSGAAEASPQDKVLTERIAQAAALFDIRLLDHIIIAREGDFSFLREGLIS
- a CDS encoding transposase translates to MKYNYEIRLKAVKLVLEGGLSVREAGCHLGCGRSQVHLWVTLFERHGLAGLKLRHGSYSAEFKLSVLKHMHQNHLSLLETAVHFGIPGPFVIRQWERLYQNQGAEGLRRKPQRRRPAMSKSKTKKVKLKTTPHEELLKELEYLRAENAYLKNCRP